The genomic segment GGGATGATGAAAAACGATCCAGGAAGTCCTGGAGTGTGAGTAACAGATGAATGCGTCTGATGGCTTATCAGACGCCAAAATACTGCACAGCTGTTTATAATGCTCTGTGACAGGATTTTAATACTCTGGAAAGTTGTGTCAGTCATTTTATCTTTAGTTGCAAAAATAATTACCAGAAACTTAATAATTACCAGCTTGCATGTATGTAATTGGCCAATGCAGCGTATTGCTAGATGATTGCGTTGCAGCAATTGAGCCTGGTCCAACTTTTTTTTGCTCCAAATCTCAATCTTTACCAACTCTTATTAAACTAGTGAAAATAACTTCCTTATGCTAAACCCACCGATATGTATTCAGTCTCAGTTTTCATCCATAAAAGTACCTTTTCTCAGCTCCCATGCATCAATGTCTGGCTTGTTGAAATAGGTGACCCAGCGGGCATCAAACTCCTCATCTGTTTCTTGCTTCCCATGTGAGTAACACCTTGAGGCCAAAAGAGCTGCACGATGAAAACATTGTTTAGTATGGACAACCTATCACCAGTAAAATAAAGCACTAACAGTGGCATCTAGTGTCAGGTAATGTGGAAGGGCAAACACAGTCAAGCATATCTACACTTGAGTGAAGTGAGAAAAGGACAAATGCTGTCTAGTAATGCAGCTGGATCATTGCCAACGTCCTGACATGACCTACATACTGCACCTACCAGGCTGAATACACACTGACAAACAGGAAATTTCAATTTCTCCCAAGGTTCTTATAATATATTTAAgctaatatattattattattattattatttttattgagaTGATGTGGGAATCACACAATGTGCCTTTAGTGCTAGATACATCTACATAATTTACTTCCGTAACAGATAAAGATAATGTAGGGAAATATTAGCTAAACCATCACGACAACATCAGAGTGTTTCCGGCTTGTTACTGTCTGCACCAAACCATACTTTAATATCAAGAACGCTAACCCAGTTAGCCTGTTAGCAActagcatcagcagcagagccACAGGGCCCCAGACTTAGCCTTCCAAATGGGTCATGGCAAGGACACAGACACCACCGATCTGAACACCGGGACATTTTCAAAGCAGCACACACCCAGGTTGTGTGGGTAGTGTCGGTATTGAACGAAAGCCCACACAATTTGACTGAAACATTAACACGTTTAACAGTGCGGCGTGTATTTATAAGATAAAGTTTAACTGGCTAAGCTAACGTCATCTAGCTAGCTTAACGTTAGCCGTGCGGACACCGCATTGTGCCGACAGCCACACTCGATTTCCGTTAGAATTTCGCCCTGACAGTTTCAGAAACTACcaaattataaaataacattcaGAGGTGAACAAATACCTTGGCACCCCGGTTGCGTACGGGTTAAACTCCGGACACCGGAGACTGAGAGTCGGACGGCGGCTCTGAACATGATGAGGAACAGCCAGCTACACGAACCGGTGGGATTGGCAGGAGGACACTAACTTGCCGCTTAGCTCGTCACGTACGCGATCCCGTGCTGCGCATGTGCAAACTGCAGCTCATtgatatttttcatgtattgTTGACCTACTGGTTCTGACTTTGACCTAGAAATAATACTGTAAAGTGCtgaacattttaatgatttttaagACTTTATTTTAAGACGAGTTTCCTCCACTGGAAAATGGATCAACCTGGTCATACATACATTATTATTCTCACAGAAAAGTTCAGTTATCATGGGATATATTTTAGTAGGACGCCAAAACAAacttacaatacaatacaatgcagCTGTTATGCCGAAATTCTATAAGATCCAATTAATGTCACTATGACATTACTTTGAATTACCCTGTGTATGAAAATGTGCTGTACAAATAGAGCTTTGCCTTTCCTCGCCTATGACCCCAATGATAAGTACCACATGGTCCCTTAAACAATATTAGATTTTTGATAAAGGTTACCAACAGGCTATATTCGGTCAGTACATAACGAGAGAATGGGAGTTAAATAGTCCCAAAGCTTGTGGTGTTGGAtaccattgtttttttaaattttactataatgcagaaaaaaagtcTTCCAGATGACATGTTTTGGAGGTAGGATTGTAAACCCCACACACAAACTAACTTGGATCAAAATTAATTGACTGCTGACAGGTGGTAATGAGCATAACACCAAAGTTGAGATGAATTTCCAAACTAGTTCATTTATTCCAGTGAtgttaaatcaattaaaagaCAGCATCATTATGAAAATCAACCCTACACCAAAACATTCTTGTCCTATGATCCATGATAATGAACAtgaaaaagtagaaaacagAATGAAGACTATTGATGCAAACCTTGATGTTCATATATGACTGTGACCAACTTTGTGTACTTTTGCAGTACTTTGTTGACCTTTTGCATCAGAATAAACTCTGATATTACTAATATTTAACTACCAGTGTGACCATTTATATTGCTGTTAATAATCATTTAAACTCATACATTACTCTTCATAACAAAGTTACTAAGTGTTGCAAAAGATAGATTCAAATTTCAACATGCACATGCATTGCTACAAATCATTCAGAGTAAAttattaaagtaaagtaaagagTAAATTGTCTTTCATTTTGGCCATTGGAGGCAAAGGCATTTGTTCACTTTAGTGGCAGAATACCttacataaacattaaaatataaaacttgaaattcAGAGGCATTTCATGTTTTAGGCAAACTTGATGCTGCTAAAATGACATGATAAAATAACCCTCTGATCAAGCCTAATATATATGcacattttctgatatttcacATGATGTAGTCAGACGTTCATGGAGAACACACACTCCAGTCATTCAGACAGACTCTCTTGGCGGTGTGCTGTGAGGAGGGACTGTGAGCTGGCCTGAGCAGAGCTCTACTTCTCTCAGCATCCTCTGTGGGAACATTCAGGGTTTGGGGGAGTTGGTATCCAGGCTCTTGGGGATCCAGAGGGTCTTTAGAGAGCAGGATACAGATAGCAGGAACTGTCCTCTGCATGGTTATATCTGGTGCTCCCGGTTGTGGACTCTCCCAGACCTCATTTACCATCTTGTAGTAGAGCTTGGACACCTGGTGAAGCCCTCCCACTTTACGTTTCAGAATCTCCACACATGTGATGGTCTTGGTGACTCCTCTACCTGAGCCAGTGAAAACCACCTGTCTCAGGGATGTCCCATTGCTGTCTTTTCCCTCCCCTTGCATGCGAGCTGTTGCAAACCGCAGCAAATTGCGGATCTTGCTTCCTTCTTTTACTCGCATGTGCAGGATGTCTGCTGCTAGGCCGGGGATCGGGTAGGGACTGCTGTCCTCTGTGCGGCTGACTCTCCTAAAGTTGCTCTGGCCAAGTTTTGGAGACAAAGATGAAGATGGGACATCAGGGTTGACTGAAGCAGACTGCAGTCCCATTACAGTGCTGCTTGCACCATTTGAACTCTTCATCTGACCTCTGGGTTCAGTCATTGTTTAGAAAGCAGCGAAATAACAGCGCAGGATGCTGTTTCTGAGTCCGCAGCCTATTTGCATATCTCCCTTGAGATCGAAAACACGTTTCTTTTTCAGTTAGTATAAGAAACTAAAGACTGATCAGCTTTTTAATCCAAACTTGTGACTTATCTTGCTCTTCTTTCTGTCGTCTGTCCATACtgcatttccattttgtctTCTTCACACGGAGATGACAGCCAGCAGTATGAAGAGGGTATTTCTTCCTCTAATCCCATTGACGTGAAGGAAAAGATGTCCTTGCTCTATTCAGCACTGAGGACAGCTGATGCCAACAAACACATATGAGGCTCAGAGAGAGACATGTAGAATGGGACATAGTGCTCTTAAAGGCACATGCAACATTTAATAATGTCTGTCACATTCTAGTTTGTTGGTTTTGGAGGTAAGCTTTTGTTAAACCCTCGAGGGCTCAGAGATTTTATTTGTCCATGTGGTTGCTTGAGTTATATGGATGAATAAACATGCGTTAATGAGATTTAACAAGGCATGCATTTGAAACAATCCTTTGTTTTAACTGCATTGGTTTTGATTGTTGACATTCTTAATGTGCCTTTTTACAGATATTGCACTAAACTACAATCTCACTGGGGTAAAGATAAttgaaaataatataacagtTATGGcaacatacaatatatatcaTGGTTTTCAAAACAACTTCTCCTCTGCACTATCATCAGAGAGCCATATGGTCCTTGAGAAATGTCTTCCTTTGGGCTATTACAGCAACTTCGCAGTTCTCCTCCCTTCAGTCCATCGCCTGCTGGGCTGACCCAGAAAATGCTTGCTACATAATTTGTGCCTCTTTTGAATCACTGACATTTATAAGGGCAATCATACCTTGgagctgctgcttttttttcctttttttttttttggccaaacTTGCATAAAACCATAAAACCAGAACTTGTAAGAAAAGATCTGTATCCAGATGCAAACAGAGGTGTTTTCCTAAAGCTTTCTTTAGAGGAGCTGAGTCAATGTAGGAGGTCAGGAAGCAGCTGTGGGGCTCATATGGAACCATTACACTGTTATAATGGTGCATTTCTGCCTCACAGGATGGTATGCACCCCATGATATTCACTGACTCAAACAATGATCACAAAGATGTGGTTCTCAGTGGTGTCAATATAGTGCAGAGAAAATTACAATTGGTTCCCAGAAGAATAATCCACTGGTCATTAATGTCAATTAAATGTACATTAACTGTCCATCTGTGAATATCTTTCCATCATGAGAAtattggtaaaatatttggctAATGGCTGTGGTTCACTGGAGTCCCTGCATGTGTCACAAAAAACTCTCATTGTCAATGATTATTTTTGTCTGGTGTGTTTTGCAGTTGTCTGGTGTTGTTAGGAATATAACACAGGCTCACGTCAACACCCAAGTTTTCAATGTGCTCACAGTGCTGTCTAATTTAAACATCTGTAGCAGtctctccttttttattttcatttcgaATTATAACTGCCAAAACATAACAATCAGGGGTGTTATTGGCTTTGTGTTAGCAATGAAAACGCCTTCAGAGTAGTTGTTATTGGTTGCACTGCCATCTTGTGGTACAACATGCGTATTAAACAAGTGGACCTTTGAGCCGTGGGCAATCTGCAtcaacaagtaaaagtaaagcaTTTGATCTGTTGGACAAAATTAGcaaatattttaaacttttatttcaaaaatgtgtggttataaaaatgtacaaaatatgtGCTTACAGTACAGAGTTATGATACTGGTGGTAGACACAGATTTAAATTACACCAGACTGTAAATTAAGATATAAGGCAAAATAAGCTTTTACAGGTGCTAGTTTGATCCATCTAATATTATTGCAACTGAtaacagaaagaagaaatgcCTTCTTCGGTTTTGTGGTGGTATTTTCCTTCCTTTGAGTTAGCGTTCTTCATTCAAGCAAAAGCTGATGAATGTAATATCAAGCAACTCATTGCTTTATGTTCACTAGTCAAACCAATGAAAGCTAAACGTAATGAATTTAGCCCCAAAGAAACTGAGACCCATTCTCAGTCAATGTGTTTTCTTGCTTCCAAGCCTCAGCACGGCTTTGAAGCAATTACTTGTAAAATTTCCCTGTGGATCCTGGCTTCCTGAGTGTTGATGTGGACATCGCCCACCTGGCCGTTCTCATACCtgagaaagacaaaagcagaaTGTTGTAGAAATCTGAACTATAGTCTGGAAATTTCCTATTGAGGTAGAAAGGTTTTCCAGGCAGTTACGTCTCTGTTGCTTCACGTTACTCACACAAAGAGGAAACGTGTGCACACATGGTCGGATATCGGAC from the Siniperca chuatsi isolate FFG_IHB_CAS linkage group LG4, ASM2008510v1, whole genome shotgun sequence genome contains:
- the LOC122874726 gene encoding ribonuclease P protein subunit p25-like protein, which gives rise to MTEPRGQMKSSNGASSTVMGLQSASVNPDVPSSSLSPKLGQSNFRRVSRTEDSSPYPIPGLAADILHMRVKEGSKIRNLLRFATARMQGEGKDSNGTSLRQVVFTGSGRGVTKTITCVEILKRKVGGLHQVSKLYYKMVNEVWESPQPGAPDITMQRTVPAICILLSKDPLDPQEPGYQLPQTLNVPTEDAERSRALLRPAHSPSSQHTAKRVCLNDWSVCSP